In the genome of Paenibacillus pabuli, one region contains:
- a CDS encoding ABC transporter permease — protein MKSAKTDATITMPRSHPKKNSGLLRQMGKRLDLYLMLLLPVTWYLVFHYAPLYGLQIAFKNFNPAKGILGSSWEGFGHFQRFFDSYYFWRLLWNTLSINLFSLLIAFPIPILLALIINEIRNKTFSKWLQNITYIPHFISVVVIVGILNVFLSPHTGPVNLLIEAFGGTPIRFLEEAGWFKTIFISSNIWQNMGWQSIIYIAALSGVNPHLYEAAKMDGASRLRRIWHISLPGIAPVVIILLILDIGHFMNIGFEKILLMQNNLNLESSDVISTFVYTTGILKGEYSYTAAIGLFNSIINLLLLLLVNRIARKTSETSLW, from the coding sequence ATGAAAAGCGCTAAAACCGATGCAACGATAACAATGCCACGAAGCCATCCGAAAAAGAATTCGGGCCTGTTAAGGCAAATGGGCAAAAGATTGGACCTGTACCTGATGCTGCTTCTGCCAGTCACTTGGTATCTGGTATTTCACTATGCTCCGTTGTATGGATTGCAAATTGCGTTCAAAAATTTCAATCCGGCCAAAGGAATCTTGGGCAGCAGCTGGGAGGGTTTTGGGCACTTTCAACGATTTTTTGATTCCTATTATTTCTGGAGACTTCTATGGAATACACTTTCCATTAACTTGTTCTCCTTATTGATTGCCTTTCCGATTCCGATTCTGCTAGCACTAATTATTAATGAAATTCGCAATAAAACCTTCAGCAAGTGGCTGCAAAATATTACGTATATTCCCCACTTTATTTCAGTGGTCGTCATCGTTGGCATACTGAATGTGTTTCTCTCGCCCCATACGGGTCCAGTCAACCTGCTGATTGAGGCATTCGGAGGTACACCGATCCGTTTTCTTGAGGAAGCAGGTTGGTTTAAAACCATTTTTATCAGTTCGAATATATGGCAGAACATGGGCTGGCAATCCATCATCTATATTGCAGCCTTGAGCGGAGTGAACCCGCATCTGTATGAAGCTGCCAAGATGGACGGAGCATCAAGGCTGCGGCGCATTTGGCATATTTCGCTACCCGGTATCGCTCCGGTCGTCATCATTTTGCTCATTTTGGATATCGGTCATTTCATGAACATAGGGTTTGAGAAAATTTTGCTGATGCAAAACAATCTCAATCTGGAATCGAGTGACGTCATTTCAACCTTTGTCTATACGACAGGTATCCTCAAGGGAGAATACAGCTATACAGCTGCTATCGGGCTTTTTAATTCAATCATTAATCTGCTGTTACTCTTACTGGTCAATCGGATTGCGCGAAAGACGTCTGAGACGAGCTTATGGTAA
- a CDS encoding carbohydrate ABC transporter permease — MSKQPTLQASSNERIFDVIIYIIASIIIIAVLYPLIFIVSASFSDPTKVLNGEVWLLPKGLTLDAYTNILHNEKIWLGYRNTIFYTVVGTVINIIMTVLAAYPLSRPDLPGRNVIMVFITLTMFFSGGLIPTYLLVKNLGMVDTMWALIIPGAIATYNLIVMRTYFQSSIPWELQEAAHMDGCSNWRLLLSIILPLSKPILAVMVLFYAVGHWNSFFNALIYIRNENLHPLQLVLREILLISQSDAVDGSLGLEDKILLAESIKYAVIIVSSLPVLLMYPFVQRHFVKGVMIGSIKG; from the coding sequence ATGTCCAAACAGCCGACATTGCAAGCCAGTTCCAATGAACGGATTTTCGATGTAATCATCTACATCATAGCCTCAATCATTATCATCGCTGTGCTATATCCGTTGATTTTTATCGTGAGTGCTTCATTCAGTGATCCCACGAAAGTATTGAACGGAGAAGTCTGGTTATTACCCAAAGGACTGACGTTGGACGCCTACACGAACATTTTGCACAACGAGAAGATTTGGCTGGGGTATCGCAATACGATATTTTATACGGTCGTGGGCACTGTGATTAACATTATCATGACCGTGTTGGCCGCATACCCTCTTTCCAGACCTGACCTTCCTGGACGTAATGTAATCATGGTGTTTATCACACTAACGATGTTTTTCAGTGGCGGATTAATTCCAACATATCTATTGGTCAAAAATCTGGGTATGGTGGATACGATGTGGGCTCTGATCATTCCCGGTGCGATCGCCACGTACAATCTGATTGTGATGAGAACTTATTTTCAGTCGAGTATTCCCTGGGAGCTGCAAGAAGCTGCCCACATGGATGGTTGCTCCAATTGGCGGCTGCTATTGAGCATTATTCTGCCTTTGTCCAAGCCGATTCTGGCCGTGATGGTACTGTTCTATGCCGTAGGCCACTGGAATTCATTTTTTAACGCACTCATCTATATTCGTAACGAGAATTTGCATCCGCTTCAGTTGGTACTGCGCGAAATTCTGCTGATCAGCCAATCCGATGCCGTGGACGGCAGCCTTGGATTGGAGGATAAAATCTTGCTCGCGGAGAGCATCAAATATGCGGTGATTATCGTCTCCAGTTTGCCTGTACTGTTGATGTATCCTTTTGTGCAGCGTCATTTTGTTAAAGGGGTCATGATTGGATCGATTAAAGGTTAA